The sequence TGGGAATATGACGCACTCCCTCACGCTCTGATTGCTGGTGGGACTGGTGGCGGTAAAACCTATTTTCTGCTGACGCTCATTGAAGCCCTACTGCATACCAACGCTGTCCTTTACATCTTAGACCCGAAGAACGCTGACCTTGCGGACTTGGGGACAGTTATGGAAAATGTGTATCACACCAAAGAAGAAATGATTGATTGCGTCAATGCTTTTTATGAGGGCATGGTACAGCGAAGTGAAGAAATGAAACGACACCCGAACTATAAGACGGGCGAAAACTACGCCTATCTGGGACTGCCACCCTGCTTTCTTATCTTTGATGAATATGTGGCATTTTTTGAAATGCTGGGGACAAAAGAAAGCGTGAGCCTACTTAGCCAGTTAAAGAAAATCGTTATGTTAGGGCGGCAAGCAGGTTATTTCCTTATCGTTGCCTGCCAGCGTCCAGACGCAAAGTATTTCTCGGACGGTATCAGAGATAACTTCAATTTCCGTGTGGGACTTGGGCGTATCAGCGAATTAGGTTACGGTATGCTGTTCGGTTCAGATGTGAAAAAGCAGTTTTTCCAGAAGCGTATCAAGGGGCGTGGCTATTGTGATGTGGGAACAAGTGTTATAAGTGAATTTTATACGCCTTTAGTCCCGAAAGGACATGATTTTTTGCAGACTATCGGCTCTCTTGCACAAGCAAGGCAGGACGGGACGGCGACGTGCGAAGCGAAAGGCGACGGCACGGACTAGCCGTTGCTGGTGTGGCGTTAGCCACGCCAGCAGGTAAAACCCCTCGGTATCTAACAGAGGGGTACGTTTGCAAATAGACAATAGACAAAAAACATAGGAAACATAAGGCTTCTGGCATGATTTTCTAGCAAAAATCGGCTGTGAAGTCGCCTTAAAAAACTTCACACTTGACAGATTGGGGGTATGGTTCTGAATGAAGAACAATGGATAAAAGAATTACGGGAGAAACGGATTGCTTACGGTATCTCACAAGGAAAGCTGGCGGTGGCTTCTGGTATCACAAGAGAATATCTCAATAAGATAGAAAGTGGAAAAATGAAGCCGTCAAAGGAGCTTTTGGAAACTTTGCACAAAGAACTGGTAAGGTTCAATCCAGAAGCACCACTTACCATGCTGTTTGATTATGTGAAAATTCGTTTTCCCACATTGGATATACAGCACATCATCAAAGATATATTAAAACTGAATATCAATTATATGCTCCATGAAGATTACGGGCGTTACAGCTATACGGAGCATTACTCTTTAGGGGACATCTTTATCTATACGTCGGCTGACGAAGAAAAAGGTGTCCTTTTAGAGTTAAAGGGGCGTGGTTGCAGGCAGTTTGAAAGTTACCTGCTGGCACAGCAAAGAAGCTGGTATGACTTTCTCATGGACGCATTGGTAGACGGTGGCGTGATGAAGCGTATCGACCTTGCTATCAACGACCATACGGGCATTTTGGATATTCCAGAGCTTGCGGAAAAATGCAGGAAACGGGAATATATCGGAAAGTCCAGAAGCTATAAGTTTTACCAGTCGGGTGAGCTTATCAAGCACAGAGAGGAGGACAGAGAATATATGGGACATACCCTTTATCTTGGTTCGCTGAAATCTGATGTGTATTTCTGTATCTATGAAAAGGACTATGAGCAGTACGTCAAGTTAGGGACACCGCTGGAAGAAGCCGACATTATTAACCGTTTTGAGATACGGCTTAGAAATGAACGTGCCTATTATGCAGTACGAGATTTGCTGACCTATTATGACGCAGAGCAGACCGCCTTTTCTATCATCAACCAGTATGTGCGGTTTGTTGATGAAGAACCAGACAAGCGAAAAAATGACTGGAAGCTCAATGACCGCTGGGCTTGGTTTATTGGCGATAACAGACAGAGCTTGAAGCTGACGACAAAGCCAGAGCCTTACACCTTAGACCGCACATTGCGTTGGGTACAAAGGCAGGTAGCACCGACCTTGAAAATGCTGAAAAAGATTGATAAGGGAAACGGTACAGACTACATGGAAACAATCGAACAGCAGGCAAAGCTCACAGAAAAGCATGAAATGATAATCAAACAGCAGACAACCTCTGCAAAAGATTTGGTGGAAAGTTAGGAGTGATAAAAAATGTGGGAATTAGTAAAAGACTTCCTGCTGGTATCTATGGGAATGGGTATCGGCGTAGTCTTGATGTGTATTTTGAATGTCGGCAAAGAAGCTGACTGTGAAATGAAACAATTAAAAGAAAGTGAGGACAATTAAATGAATTTCGGACAAAATTTGTATCAATGGTTTTTATCAAATGCACAGAGCTTAGTGCTTATGGCGATCGTGGTTATCGGTATCTACTTAGGGTTCAAGCGTGAGTTTTCCAAACTTATCGGCTTCTTGGTAGTTGCCTTGATTGCTGTCGGTTTGGTATTCAACGCTGGCGGTGTGAAAGATGTACTGTTAGAGCTGTTTAATAAGATTATCGGTGCATAGCAATTTATATTGCAGCACATATATGGGAATGATATAATGTGGATATGAAGAAAACGGCAAATTGATTAGA comes from Coprococcus phoceensis and encodes:
- a CDS encoding FtsK/SpoIIIE domain-containing protein, coding for MRKILNKGHRIRASDKHLVYHFSIGTLLFIFVAVLLLLNMKQLMRTDWENFSLLENGLTLSPYNFITILIATGVCALVAFLYYRFCYDNFKKLLHRQKLARMILENKWYEADTVQDSGFFTDLQSRSREKIVWFPKIYYQMEKGLLHIRCEITLGKYQDQLLRLEDKLESGLYCELTDKTLHDGYIEYTLLYDMIANRITIDEVRAENGCLRLMKNLVWEYDALPHALIAGGTGGGKTYFLLTLIEALLHTNAVLYILDPKNADLADLGTVMENVYHTKEEMIDCVNAFYEGMVQRSEEMKRHPNYKTGENYAYLGLPPCFLIFDEYVAFFEMLGTKESVSLLSQLKKIVMLGRQAGYFLIVACQRPDAKYFSDGIRDNFNFRVGLGRISELGYGMLFGSDVKKQFFQKRIKGRGYCDVGTSVISEFYTPLVPKGHDFLQTIGSLAQARQDGTATCEAKGDGTD
- the mobT gene encoding MobT family relaxase, which encodes MVLNEEQWIKELREKRIAYGISQGKLAVASGITREYLNKIESGKMKPSKELLETLHKELVRFNPEAPLTMLFDYVKIRFPTLDIQHIIKDILKLNINYMLHEDYGRYSYTEHYSLGDIFIYTSADEEKGVLLELKGRGCRQFESYLLAQQRSWYDFLMDALVDGGVMKRIDLAINDHTGILDIPELAEKCRKREYIGKSRSYKFYQSGELIKHREEDREYMGHTLYLGSLKSDVYFCIYEKDYEQYVKLGTPLEEADIINRFEIRLRNERAYYAVRDLLTYYDAEQTAFSIINQYVRFVDEEPDKRKNDWKLNDRWAWFIGDNRQSLKLTTKPEPYTLDRTLRWVQRQVAPTLKMLKKIDKGNGTDYMETIEQQAKLTEKHEMIIKQQTTSAKDLVES
- a CDS encoding DUF3789 domain-containing protein — translated: MWELVKDFLLVSMGMGIGVVLMCILNVGKEADCEMKQLKESEDN